Genomic segment of Synechococcus sp. A18-25c:
TGTTGAGCAGTCCGTAGCCATCCAGCCGCGGCATCATCACATCACTGATCACCACATCCGGAAGCATTTGCTGAGCTTTGGAGAACCCGTCTTCTCCATCGACGGCCGTGGTGACATCAAAGCCCTCGTCTTCGAGGTAGGCCTGCACAGCAGAACGCAGACCTGGTTCATCATCCACCAGCAACAGACGCACCGAAGGCTGCTCGGACTGGGATGTGGTCATGGCCAGACCTCGTCTTGGCGGAATCTAAGGGCGTCAGGGTGCTGGCAACCGCAACACTTCCTCAGATTCAATCAGCTGGGTGGAATAACCCAGTCCTCTGGCCTGCTCTCCCAGGGTTTCTGGTTCCTTGCCGGCCAAGGTGGGGTGGCAGGCCGCCCACCACACCAGATGATCCTCACGGGTTGAAAGGCGCAGCGGCCCACCGGGATTGAGTTTCCTGATGTAGATCGCGTCGTTGTCACGGGTCATCCGCAACGGCTCCTCGCGACTGCAGCTCACCGATTCGGAAGGAACCACCAGATCATCGGCGTATTCCTGCCACAACTTGAATCGCCTGAGCTCCGGATCCGTCGGATCCTTGCTGATGGCAAAGATTCCAAGGGTGTACGCATTGGCACCATCACGTTGATCCAGCACCACGAGGTCCACAGGACGCATGGCCTTCATCTGCTCCAGCAACGACTCACGATCAACCGGAACAGCCTGAACGGCAGCAGAACCCATCAGCAGGCTCAGACTGGAGATCCAATAAACGGCACGCATCACGACAGTCAGTGAGTCATCCCATGCTGCCAACCCCTGCCGAAGGATCGCTCAACACCGGTGTGATCAACCTCGACCACCAAGCCACCACCCCCTGCCATCCTGCCGTGATCGAGGCGATGGAGCCCTGGTGGCGAGAGCAATGGGGCAATGCCTCAAGCCGCCAGCATCGCCTTGGGCTGACGGCAGCCGCAGCCGTCAGCTCCGCCAGGAAAGTCCTGGCCGACAGCCTCGGAGTCGAAAGCGACGAGGTGATCTTCACCAGTGGCGCCACCGAAGCCAACAACCTGGCACTGCTCGGCCATGCCCGGTTTCGCGCCCGTGCCGAAGGAGGCCCTGGGCACTTGATCAGCGTGGCCAGCGAGCATCATGCGGTGCTCGATCCTCTGCAGCAACTCAGGCAGGAAGGCTTCGAACTGACGCTGCTCACGCCCAGGCCCAATGGCCTGATTGAGCCGACGCAGCTGGAACAGGCGATCCAAGCGAATACGCAGCTGGTGAGCGTGATGGTGGCCAACAACGAAATCGGTGTGATCCAACCCGTGCAGGAGCTGAGCACGATCTGCCACAACCATGGGATCACCATGCACACGGATGCGGCGCAGGCCTACGGACACCTGGCGCTGAACATGCAACGCCTGGGTTGCTCGCTGCTCAGTGTCAGCGCCCACAAATTCAACGGTCCCAAGGGGATCGGGGCTCTAGTGGCGCGGAAAGGGACCGGTCTTGACCCCCTGCTCTGGGGCGGTGGTCAAGAGCAGGGGCTACGGCCAGGGACCCTGCCGGTGCCGTTGATCATGGGACTGGCTGCCGCCGCAACCCTGGCCACGGCTGATCGGGCGGCGCGGCAGACGCGGCTCGGCGTGCTGCGTGATCAGTTGTGGCATGACCTGAAACAGCGCAACCCTGATCTCCTGCTGAACGGGGCGCTGCACCCACGCCTAGCCCACAACCTCAACATCACTGTGCCCGGGATCTCAGGGAGCCGCCTGCAGCGCGCGCTGAAATCCAAATTGGCCTGCAGCAGTGGCTCAGCCTGCAGCCGCGGGGCGCCCTCCCATGTCCTGCGTGCGATCGGGCGCAATCGCAGCGAAGCGGAAGCCTCGCTGCGCCTGAGCCTTGGCCGCGACACCACAGCCACTGACATCGAAAGCGCTGTGACCATGGTCACAGAGGCGATTCAGGCGGGTGCGATGGGCTGACCTTGAAGCCACCTTCGATCCAAAGTCGGAAAAGCTGCCAAAGCGGCGACGTTCCGCTCAGGATGGAGCGTTCCCCAGGACCGAGACCCTGGCTGGCAAACGACTTGATGTGCTGAAAGCTGTGGAGGATGGCTGGACCGCCTTCTGACAGTCAGCTTGGCCTTTCGTGCTGTTCGCGCTGCTGTACGGAGTGTTGGCAACGCTGTCCCAGCAACTGCCCGAGTTTCTGCTCAAACGCACGAGCAATCCCTCACCCAGCGCTGCGGTGGTCAGCCTGATTGTCTCCATGGTGGGCAGCATCCTGATCAGCCTTTGGGGGGCCATGGGTTTGATCCGAGACGCCTGGAAAGCACTGGACGGCCAAAAGCCTGCCTTTTCAGACATGACGCGTTGGGACGGCGATGCCGCAGGACGCCTCTTCATCAATCAGATCGTTCCGATCATCCTGGGCCTGATCATCGGCGGGATCTGCACCGCCTTGATGGTGGGCTTATCGCAGGAGAATGGGGTTCTCGGCTTGATCCCTTTCATCACGGCAGCCGTGGTGTCCATCTACCTCATGGTGAACCAAACCTTCCTGCCGTTCCTCGTCCTGCTCCCGGATGAATCACCCATGAACAACCTCGGATGAGGCAGGGAGTTGGTGAATCCGTCCAAGGGGTTGGTGCTGCTGTTGCTGATCGTAGAGATGGCGATTCTGTTGCTCGGCGCGGTGTTGTGCGGTGTGGGCCCGCTCGCTGCGTTCCCGGTGACGCTGTGCGTGTCCACGACGGCTTACAGGCAACTCTTTGGCGACACCGACAACACCGCCTTCCTGGGCTAGCAACCGCCTGCTTCAGTCTGGGTGTCGACGCCTGGCCAGTCGCAGCTTGGCGCTGCGACTGCGGGCATTCCGCTCTTGTTCAGCGTCGTTGGCGATCAGGGGCTTGCGTGTGATGCGCTGCAGGCGTTCATCGGAAAGAAAGGCCGTCTTGACGCGCCTGTCTTCCAAGGAATGAAAGCTGATGATCGCCATCAGCCCTCCCGGCTGAAGCCAGCCAGGAGCCTTCTCAAGCAGCTGATCGAGGACCCCGAGCTCATCGTTAACGGCGATGCGCAGGGCTTGGAAGGTCCGAGTCGCCGGATGAATGCGCCCGCGGCGCGCCTTGGGTGGGTAGCAACCCGCGACGGCGTAGGCCAAAGCGGCTGTGCCGGAATAGGCGCCACGATCGTTCAGATCCGCCTTGATGCGACGGGCAATCCGCCTGGACAGTCGCTCTTCGCCGTAGCGATAGATCAGATCAGCCAGGTCCGATTCCTCCAATCGTGAGATCAGATCAGCCGCCGTTTCGCCACCACCTCCAGGGTTCATGCGCATGTCAAGGGGGCCATCCAGGCGGAAACTGAATCCCCGTTCCGCTACATCCAGCTGCGGACTGCTGACCCCAAGATCCGCCAGCAACAGTGCGACCGGTTCGGAAGGGGCGTAATCCGCGAAATTGGTGGCCACGATTGTGACCCGATCGGCAAAGGACTCCAGACGTTGGGCTGCTGCGGCCCTGGCCGTGGCGTCCTGGTCGAGCCCCACCAAATGCAGCGCTGGATAACGATCCAGCAGCAATTGGCTGTGCCCCCCACCGCCGAGCGTGGCATCCACAAACAAACCGCTCTGCCAGTGATCACTAGGGTCTTGAGCCAGCGCTTGGAGAAGCGGTTCCGCCAGAACTGGCACATGGGTGAAGGTCTGATCGGACCTGGAAGGCAGATCGGGCATGGGTCCTTCCTAAGATCTCATCACCAACGTTGTTCCTCGGCCCCATGACGCAGCTGGAAACGCGCACGGAGCCGATGGTGGTCAACTTCGGCCCGCACCATCCGTCCATGCATGGGGTGCTGAGGCTGGTGGTGACGCTCGACGGCGAAGACGTGGTGGATTGCGAGCCGGTGATCGGCTACCTACACCGCGGCATGGAGAAGATTGCCGAGAACCGCACCAACGTGATGTTCGTGCCCTACGTGAGCCGCATGGACTACGCGGCGGGCATGTTCTACGAAGCGGTCGTGGTGAACGCGCCCGAGAAATTGGCCGACATTCCCGTTCCCAAGCGCGCCAGCTACATCCGCGTGTTGATGCTGGAACTGAACCGCATTGCCAATCACTTGCTTTGGCTTGGCCCCTTCCTCGCCGACGTCGGTGCTCAGACACCTTTCTTCTACATCTTCCGGGAGCGGGAGATGATCTACGACCTCTGGGAAGCCGCTACCGGTCAACGCCTGATCAACAACAACTACTTCCGGATTGGTGGTGTGGCCGCCGATCTCCCCTGGGGGTGGCTTGAGAAATGCCGCGATTTCTGTGATTGGTTTGGCCCGAAGATTGACGAATACGAAAAACTGATCACCAACAATCCGATCTTCCGACGGCGAATTGAAGGCCTGGGCGTCATCGGCAAAGAGGATGCAATCAACTGGAGCCTGTCGGGGCCAATGCTGCGGGCCTCCGGGGTGCCGTGGGACCTGCGCAAGGTGGATCATTACGAGTGCTACGACGATTTCGACTGGGACGTGGCCTGGGAGAAGGAGGGTGACTGTTTCGCGCGCTATCGGGTGCGGATCGAAGAGATGCGCCAATCCCTCAAGATCCTGCGCCAGGCCTGCGAGATGATTCCGGGCGGCCCGACCGAAAACCTGGAAGCCAAGCGCATGGCGGAAGGCAAGGACAGCGAATTCGCTGGCTTCGACTATCAGTACGTAGCCAAAAAAGTGGCTCCCACCTTCAAGATCCCCAACGGCGAGCTCTACACCCGTCTGGAATCAGGCAAAGGCGAGATCGGCATATTCCTGCAGGGGAATAACGACGTCACACCCTGGCGCTTCAAGATCCGTGCCGC
This window contains:
- a CDS encoding cysteine desulfurase family protein, whose translation is MLPTPAEGSLNTGVINLDHQATTPCHPAVIEAMEPWWREQWGNASSRQHRLGLTAAAAVSSARKVLADSLGVESDEVIFTSGATEANNLALLGHARFRARAEGGPGHLISVASEHHAVLDPLQQLRQEGFELTLLTPRPNGLIEPTQLEQAIQANTQLVSVMVANNEIGVIQPVQELSTICHNHGITMHTDAAQAYGHLALNMQRLGCSLLSVSAHKFNGPKGIGALVARKGTGLDPLLWGGGQEQGLRPGTLPVPLIMGLAAAATLATADRAARQTRLGVLRDQLWHDLKQRNPDLLLNGALHPRLAHNLNITVPGISGSRLQRALKSKLACSSGSACSRGAPSHVLRAIGRNRSEAEASLRLSLGRDTTATDIESAVTMVTEAIQAGAMG
- the rsmH gene encoding 16S rRNA (cytosine(1402)-N(4))-methyltransferase RsmH, with protein sequence MPDLPSRSDQTFTHVPVLAEPLLQALAQDPSDHWQSGLFVDATLGGGGHSQLLLDRYPALHLVGLDQDATARAAAAQRLESFADRVTIVATNFADYAPSEPVALLLADLGVSSPQLDVAERGFSFRLDGPLDMRMNPGGGGETAADLISRLEESDLADLIYRYGEERLSRRIARRIKADLNDRGAYSGTAALAYAVAGCYPPKARRGRIHPATRTFQALRIAVNDELGVLDQLLEKAPGWLQPGGLMAIISFHSLEDRRVKTAFLSDERLQRITRKPLIANDAEQERNARSRSAKLRLARRRHPD
- a CDS encoding NAD(P)H-quinone oxidoreductase subunit H translates to MTQLETRTEPMVVNFGPHHPSMHGVLRLVVTLDGEDVVDCEPVIGYLHRGMEKIAENRTNVMFVPYVSRMDYAAGMFYEAVVVNAPEKLADIPVPKRASYIRVLMLELNRIANHLLWLGPFLADVGAQTPFFYIFREREMIYDLWEAATGQRLINNNYFRIGGVAADLPWGWLEKCRDFCDWFGPKIDEYEKLITNNPIFRRRIEGLGVIGKEDAINWSLSGPMLRASGVPWDLRKVDHYECYDDFDWDVAWEKEGDCFARYRVRIEEMRQSLKILRQACEMIPGGPTENLEAKRMAEGKDSEFAGFDYQYVAKKVAPTFKIPNGELYTRLESGKGEIGIFLQGNNDVTPWRFKIRAADSNNLQILPHILKGHKVADIMAILGSIDVIMGSVDR